The segment GCGCAGAATGGCTTCTCCCTGCTACACTGTACAATTCAGCTTGTATTAGATTTGCCAATATTTTTCCTGTTTCAGATTTATTATAATAAAAGACTTCGGCACCACGCTTCTTATCGTTTCTTACAGCATTGGCGTGAAGGCTAACAAATAGATCTGCATCAGATTCTTCAACCATTTCCACTCTTGCCATTAAATCGCGATGGTATCGCCCTCTAACTTTTTCATTATCACACTCATTGCTGAGTTCCATATCTGTTTGGCGGGACATTATAACTTTAGCACCTTTTTGATTGAGTATATTTTTAAGCTGGAGGGCTACAGCCAAATTGATATCTTTTTCATCTACGCCTGGCCGGGTAGCTCCCGAATCTATCCCCCCATGACCAGCATCTACAACGATAACCTTGTTAGCCAACTTATTTCCATTCTTCTCCTCAAACGCATATGTTGAACTTACCATCAATAATATTAGCAATATATAATAAATCAAATGAGATTTTACGATACAAAACATCTTCATCGAGTTCACCCCACGTGGATAAATATATGCGAATAAGAGCATTTATAACACCAGATCTCCAGCCGACAAATCCGCATAAATTTAATTTTATAGTCAATTATAACTATTGCACGTAAAAATCTTATAAACGGAGGCCTGACGTATGACAGTAAAAAAGGATTTAGAAAAGGCATTGGCCGCTGCTGAGTCGGCAAAAGGAACTTATGCAACTTTCGCGGCATCAACCGATGAGCAAAACGCACAGCAAATGTTCCAACAAATGTCACAGGACATGGATCGTCACATCGCTAATATAAATAGTCGCATTAGTTCCACGGCTGAAAGTCAATTAAATAATTAAGCATCAGGTAATAGATACTCAAATTATAATTCGAGTATCTATGTTCCAATTGGAAATAATCCCTCCATTCTGGCGATCAACCAAAATGGAGGGATTATCTTTACTCTGCCGGCAGAGGTATTACCTTAAAGCTAATGATCTTTTCAAAGGCCAAATATTCCTTGCTGCCATCAATACTATCATCGAAGGTATAACAAGTATTTCCCGTACCAACCGCCCGATCATACCAACTAATAAAATTATCTACAACTGTCTGGGTAACTTTATACTGACGTTCGCTAGAATCGTTCATTGTAATTCGCAGTAAAGCATTAATAGGCGCTACTGGCATAGCAGATGCTTCATTAGAATTCGCGCTCTCGCTGGTGCCACCTAGTGCCGTTACAACATAATAATACGTCGTGCCATTGGTTACCGTGGTATCCATATAGTTGTTCGTGGCTACGTTGCTGGCAATTATCGTATACGGATCACCTGCCGTAGTTGAGCGTTTAACATTGTAGCCGGAAGCATTGGTCACTGCAGTCCATGAAAGCGCCACTTGAGAGTTGCCGGCCGTTGCAGTTAAGTTTAAGGGTGCACTGATAATAGGAGTAGCCGAAGCCTCATTCGAGTTAGCGCTTTCACCACTAGTATTGATAGCAGTCACCACATAATAATACGTCGTGCCGTTTACTACATTAGTATCCATATAGGAGGTACTTGATACGGTGGTTGCAATTGTTTCATAAGGGCCGCCTGCCGTGATAGACCGTTTTAAGTTATAGCCGGTTGCGCCGTTGACTGTATCCCAATTGAGGGTTACTTGCGCATCGCCTGTGGTAACGATTAGATTTATTGGTGCATTAGGGGCTACAACAGTTCCCGGAGGTATAAAGTTTGATGTCCATCGGGCTGTATTAGAGATTCTAAGCTCATCTATATACCCATGAAAAGCTGATCCTGCATTCAATTTACCGGTAGATGTATTATAGTTACCGATATACCCGTATGGTTTAGGAACATCAATACTGGCATTTGATGTTTGTGTAGCTACCAATTTTCCGTCTAAAAACAAATAAAAACTTTGTTGGCTTCTAACTACAGCAATATGATGCCATACATTGACTGTAATTAGCGTTGGGTAAGTTAAATGTATGTTTCTAACCCCCGAACTATCATAGTTATCTAGGCAAATGCCAAACGGGCCAACCGAATCTTGTTCTGTCCTATTCACAGCCAAGGCCCATCCACTATGCCCAGTATAACCATCAGCGGAAAATGTATAGTTACCAATTACAGGCATTCCGTATTGCGTTGATGACTGTGTAATATAAATAAAGCATTCAATGGTAAAATCACCAGTGCCTAATGCAAAATTCTTATTAGAATCCGCAAAACTTAGTACTCCATTATTAAAAAACAAACTACTGGTTCCAACCTGTTTGGGGTCGCTACTCACGCTTACATTCCCGTTTGATGTCCATATTTTCCCTGTCTCATCTTTAATCCCATCATCAAAATGAAGCAAAGATACCGTATACTGATCCACTTCATAAGCCATTTCACATTCCTTCATTTATTTTTATTTGAAAGCCAACATAACTAAGGAACTCTTATGTTTCACCGTGTATTTCCTGTATGTCGGCTCTCATGAGTATACATTCATTAGCTAGTTATTTTTAAACTACTGTCTTTACCTTTCATTCTTTATCCGTATATGAAATCATAATTTTGTATAAGCAAAATCCCTCCACCCTAGCATCAATCAGAATAGAGGGATTAATTTTACTCTGCCGGTAGCGGAATCACTTCAAAGCTGATGATCTTCTCGTAGAATAAATACTCCTTACTCCCCTGCGTACTCTTATCAAACACGTAGCACGAGTTGCTAGTTCCGATTGCACCAAGTAATAAAATCATCTGCAACTGTCTGAGTAACTTTATACTCACGTTCGCTGGAATCATTCATTGTGATGCAGAGCAGGACATTACCATCGCTTGTAGCATCCGGATTATAGGGTTTTAATTCACCGTTTTCATCTATATCATCACGCTCCTGCCGTTCTTGGTCAGTTAGCATAATTACTAGGCATAGAAAAAGGAGCAGAGATTGCTCTCCACTCCCTCAAATGTGGAACTTCATCCATGTACCACCGCTGTAGGATATATGGTAGAAGGCTAGGCACACCAGAAGAACCATTTCCTAGAGACGATTCTATTTTGCTCTTATGAGGTAATAGACTGATTTGTTGATGGGACGATTTTCCACTGCCGTTGGAACTGCAAGAGAGGCATCAAAGCTAAAGCCTGTCATATGAGAAAATATACCACTACTTTCCGCAGTAGAGTAAGTATTCGAATATATACCCTGAAATGGACCTGTAATAACCTTTCCAGTATCTATTTCTCCGAATGCTTGCCTATCTGCCGCCGAAGAAGAAGCATCAATTTTACCCACTATATTTCGAATAGCATCACCCTGGGCTACGCCCAAAGCGGCAGAATTTCCTCCTACTCCTCGAAGAAAATATCCTCTATAATCTGGGACATAGCTACCGACAACAGCAGCCAATTCCGGATAACCTTCCGTAGATTGTCCATTACATTCTAACCATTTTCTTGCATCATCACCACCAGGTAATGTCGAAGATGGCCATGCAATAATAGTTCCTACAGGCACACCAGAACAAGGAATATTAATATCCTTCGTACCATCAAAGGCTACACCGTTGATATTGCGCGCAGTTTCCAACTTAGTAGCGGTTGCAGAATTTCCAGTACATTGAGCAGCGGTGTCTGCACTAAGTACATCTACGCTAATAGCCACATCAGCAGAACCATCAAAAATTGCACTACCTGTAGCGTCCCCCTGTAATGCAATGGTTCTTGGGGTAGATAATTTGGCAGCAGAATCAGCGATTACAGCTGTTGCAGCATCAACTATCTTGTCCTCTTTAAGAGCTCTGAAGTTCTCCCTGATATCCGCCGTTGATACAGTTACATTAACATCCGCTGGTAAACTTGAATTATACGACATGTAAATTCCCCCCCTATAATAATATAAATATTTATTTGGAAACCCGACATAGCCAAGGACCTCTTTTTTCAAATATGTGTTTCCTGTATGTCGGCTTTCACTAAGGTACATTCAACAGCCAATAAATTTTAAACCATCAATTTACCTTTCATTCTTTATTTGTACATGAAGTCGTCATTTCGTATAAGGTATAAAAAATCCCTCCACCCTGACAAATGACCAGAATGGAGGGATTAACTTTTACTCTGCCGACAGCGGTATTACCTTAAAGCTAATGATCTTTTCAAAGGACAAGTATTCCTTGCTGCTATCGACAATATCATTTACTGAGTAACATGAAATACCTGTACCAATAGTACGAATGTACCAATTAACAAATCCATCAATTTCCGTCTTATCCAGCCTGTACTCCCGCTCACTGGAATCAATCATAGTGACACGCAATAAGGCTTTACCGGAAGAAGGAGGGTTTTCTACTGCCTGCGGGGTAGCTGAAGCCTCATTAGAATTAACACTTTCCCCATTTGCATTTACAGTAGTAACCACGTAATAGTATGTCGTGCCATTTACCACGTTGATATCTACATACGAGGTACCAGACACATTAGTTACAATCGTTTCATAGGGGCCACCTGCTGTAAGGGAGCGTTTCACATTGTAGCCGGTTGCGCCGGTGACTACATCCCAGTTAAGGGTTACTTGGCTATCACCGGGGGTGGCGGTTAGATTGGTTGGTACATTGGGCAAGACGACAGTTCCCGGAGGTGTGAAATCCGCTGTCCAGCGAGCTATATTAGAAATACGAAACTCATCAATATAACCATTAAAGTAATACTGATTTCGAATATCTTGTTTTCCTAACACATATACTCCGTCAGAATTGAACTGCATCGTTGCATCAATAGTCGCACTGGCTACTAGTTTCCCTTCAACAAATGCTAAAAGATTTGTTCCATTTCTAACAAACGCAATATGCTGCATTACATTTTGAGTAATAGGAAATTTCAATAAGACTATTGTTTTTTGTATTGCATTTGTATATTCTAAACTCATGTGAGTACTATCTGGGCAGTCTATCATAAAGGTGTAGAGAGTAGATGTCCAATAAGGAGAACTTTTACCTCCAGAACAAAATAGTCCATTGAAGTAACTATTAGTTATAGGATACACCCAGAAATCAATAGTCCAGTCATGAGTTCCAAAACTTGTTAAAGACGGTGTAGTTAGATATTGCCCTGAGCCATTTAAATATAATGAACTGTTTCCAAATTCACTCTGCAAGTTGCTAGTTGCAGCACCTCCATACGCGGTCCATGTATTTCCGCATGCATCTTTAATTCCATCATCAAAATGAAGCAAGGAAACTGTATTTTGATCCACTTCATAAGCCATTTCACATTCCTCCAATTAATTTTTTTGAAAGCCAACATAGCCAAGGAACTATTATGTTTCACTGTGTGTTTCCTGTACGTCGGCTCTCACTGGTGTACATTCAGTAGCAAAGGATCTTTAAACCACTGAAATTACCTTTCATTATTTATCCGTACATAAAATCATAGTTTTATATAAGCAAAATCCCTCCATCTTGGTGACAACCAGAATGGAGGGATTACGCATCATTCCTCTGATAGCGGCATTACTTTAAAGCTAATAATCTTTTCATACAGCAAATACTCTTTGCTACCATCAATAATATTGTCGAATGTATAGCAATTGTTATCAATATTAGTAGTTTGGTTAATCCACTGAATGAATTTATTAATCTTACTAATAGGAAGCTTATACTCCCGCTCGCTAGAATCAAGCAACGTAATCAGGAGTAGCCCCTGGCCTTCTTCTACCGGTGCTGCCTGCGGCGTAGCTGATGCCTCATTAGAGTTAGCACTTTCTCCGTCTGCATTTATGGTGGTAACCACGTAATAGTAGGTCGTGCCATTTACCACGTTAGTATCTACATACGAGGCACCTGATACGCTAGTCGCAATCGTTTCATAGGGGCCGCCGGCTGTGGTTGAACGCTTCACGTTGTAGCCAGTCGCGCCGGTGACTGCAGCCCAGTTGAGGGTTACTTGGGAATCGCCGGGGGTAGCGGTTAATTGAGTGGGTGCATTAGGTGCTACAACAGTTCCCGGCGGTGTAAAATCCTCTGTCCAGCGAGCTATATTAGAAATACGAAATTCATCTAAATATCCTCTCATAGCACCCGTGCTATTTCTTGGATTTCCGTCTCCACCAACATATAAAGGAAATTTTGAAATAACACTGCTTAAATCACCTGAGCCGACACTTTTCCCATTAACAAATATAGTCCCAATACCATTGTTACGTACACAAGCAATGTGAACCCATTGATTTTTAATAATTACATTAGCAGATGAAGTAATACTTTTATTAGGAACATTAAAAATTATAGAATCATTGGAATTAAAAAAGATAGCTATTGGTTCTGTCCCTGGAGCAGATCTAGAATCGAAAAATGTTATAACATTGCCATATGATGGGTTGTAATTACCTCCTAGTAAATATAACCAAAAATCAATTGTAAAATCACCCGTATTAAATGCAACATCATCAGTAGCATCAGCAAAAATCCCGCCAACTGCACTAAAATAGGCACTCGCATTACCCACTTTTGCTTGAGTACCAGTAATGGCCACCCCGTTATTTTTTATACTCCATACTTTCCCTGTCTCATCCTTAATCCCATCCTCAAAATGAAGCAAAGACACCGTATATTGATCCACTTCATAAGCCATTTCACATTCCTCCAATTAATTAATCTGAAAACCTCCATAGCCAAGGAACTCTTATGTTCGCTGTGTATTTCTTGTACGTCGGCTCTCACCAAGGTACATTCAATAGCCAATAAATTTTAAACCATCAAATTACCTTTCATTCTTTATCCGTACATGAAGCCGTAGCTTTATATAAGGTATAAACAAATCCCTCCACTCTGGCGATCAACCAGAATGAAGAGATTAAGTTTACTCTGTCGGCAGCGGCATTACCTTACTAAGCCCAAGACAAATTAATTAAGCTAATTTCATTATATATGCTAGTGCATAGTATGGAGGCCGATTTTCATGGGATTGGTCACTACCCGTATTGTAAATTCCATCAGTCCACGTATAACTACCACCTGATGAGGGAACTATATCGCCGCCGCTGCCCTTAAAGCTAACACCTCCGTAACCATGAATACTGTGGTTATGAGATGGCATTTCGTCTATCGTGAGTTTATGTGTATCTTCTCCACCAATTGATCCTGGGCTATAATATCCACTGCCAGGTCCATTAACTCCGGCTGTATGGATTCCTCCCTCCTGGCCTGCTCCAACTACAAACCGATTCCGTAGATCAGGGGTTCCATTTGAACCATCACAAAGATTCCAATTTACCGGTATAGTTGATATACTTCCAAACCACATGACAATACTACCAATCGGCAGAGATGCCGTTGAACTTTCTGTAATAATTTCTTCTACAGTTTTACCGCCTACTGTGTCAGAGTTTCCTCCGTCAGCTTTTGCTGTAATGGTAATGTCCGCACTTCCATCAAATAGCACATCGTTAATGGTATGTGCGGTTTCTAATCTAGCTGCAGCATCTGCACTAATCACATCCACCGAAATAGAAATGTCTACCGCTCCGTCAAACGAAGCACTTCCCGTAGCATCCCCGTTTAAAGTAATCAGCCGCGCTGTCTCAAACTTTGTTGCGGTAATTGCACTTGCAGCAGCAACAATTTGATCCTCCTTTAGTGCTCTGAAGTTTTCCCTAATTTCTGCCGGTGCAGTAGTATCTGCTGGCAAGTTTGAATTAAAAGCCATTTTACATTCCCTCCAAATTAATTAATTTGAGAACCGCCATAGCCAAGGAACTCTTCGGTCTCACTATGTGTTTCCTGTACGTCGGCTCTCACTAAGGTACATTCAGCAACCAAGAATTTTTAAACTACTGAAATTACTTCTCTTATTTTTTATCCGTACATAAAACCATGATTATATATAGGCCTAAAAAAGCCTGACAGACGAATCACCAGATAAAAAATAGAAAAAATTCCACTCTGGCGATAACCAAAATGAATAGCTAACACACCCAAACAAAAATACCCTACTCGATTTGAGTAGGGTACCAATAGAATATGTATGTAATATTTATATCATAGAACAAGCTTGTCCTATGAACTCGCACAATCCTATCTATCGAAAATACTATCTGCAAAATCATGGGCTATTCGTCTCATGGCTTCATCGTGACGTTCATTTTCAATACGCTGACGTTCACGCCATTCCCTACGGCTCTCGTGATCCCGCCGTCTCATTTCACGCTCATGACGTTCATTTTCAATCCATTCACGTTCATGTCTTTCTCGTTCCATACGTTCATGACGCTCTCTTTCCATATGGTCCCTGTCATGTCCATCATACAGCTGAACCGGTGGATAGTAGTCATGTAACGGAGAAGCTTCCATAACTGATACTCCAAACCCTATCTGCATTATACCAACCATAGTGAAAATTACCATCTTTTTTGCCATGCTTTTCATTGTGTTTTCCCCCTGAGCTTTAATGTCTTAATTATAATGGTTAAATGTTACAATCTTGTTACAAAGAAAACACAAATCTATAAAACAAATCATCTCCATCTATACTTTAAACTTCATATTCGTAAAAGAAAAACGCCCCTACCCCGGCTATTAACCGAGATAGGGGCAACCCTAAGGAGATATGATACCCTGCCTGGCAGGGTTATTTTTTCGCCATAAAATAAACTGCAGCTAAGAATCCTATATCCCGTTGAAGTTTCAGACTTCTATATTCCTGTTTTACCTCTTTCTCGTACTTGTCCAAGGATTCGTTGGCCTTCTGCAATGAGCTCTGAGCTGCTTCTAACTGGAGACACTAAGGGACGTCAGACTGTGCGAAAACAATT is part of the Propionispora vibrioides genome and harbors:
- a CDS encoding N-acetylmuramoyl-L-alanine amidase family protein → MKMFCIVKSHLIYYILLILLMVSSTYAFEEKNGNKLANKVIVVDAGHGGIDSGATRPGVDEKDINLAVALQLKNILNQKGAKVIMSRQTDMELSNECDNEKVRGRYHRDLMARVEMVEESDADLFVSLHANAVRNDKKRGAEVFYYNKSETGKILANLIQAELYSVAGRSHSAQNANYFVLRRNKIPAVLIELGYITNTEERQLLLAPDYQQKLARAIAEGICKFY
- a CDS encoding DUF1657 domain-containing protein translates to MTVKKDLEKALAAAESAKGTYATFAASTDEQNAQQMFQQMSQDMDRHIANINSRISSTAESQLNN
- a CDS encoding LamG-like jellyroll fold domain-containing protein: MAYEVDQYTVSLLHFDDGIKDETGKIWTSNGNVSVSSDPKQVGTSSLFFNNGVLSFADSNKNFALGTGDFTIECFIYITQSSTQYGMPVIGNYTFSADGYTGHSGWALAVNRTEQDSVGPFGICLDNYDSSGVRNIHLTYPTLITVNVWHHIAVVRSQQSFYLFLDGKLVATQTSNASIDVPKPYGYIGNYNTSTGKLNAGSAFHGYIDELRISNTARWTSNFIPPGTVVAPNAPINLIVTTGDAQVTLNWDTVNGATGYNLKRSITAGGPYETIATTVSSTSYMDTNVVNGTTYYYVVTAINTSGESANSNEASATPIISAPLNLTATAGNSQVALSWTAVTNASGYNVKRSTTAGDPYTIIASNVATNNYMDTTVTNGTTYYYVVTALGGTSESANSNEASAMPVAPINALLRITMNDSSERQYKVTQTVVDNFISWYDRAVGTGNTCYTFDDSIDGSKEYLAFEKIISFKVIPLPAE
- a CDS encoding phage tail protein — translated: MKKEVLGYVGFPNKYLYYYRGGIYMSYNSSLPADVNVTVSTADIRENFRALKEDKIVDAATAVIADSAAKLSTPRTIALQGDATGSAIFDGSADVAISVDVLSADTAAQCTGNSATATKLETARNINGVAFDGTKDINIPCSGVPVGTIIAWPSSTLPGGDDARKWLECNGQSTEGYPELAAVVGSYVPDYRGYFLRGVGGNSAALGVAQGDAIRNIVGKIDASSSAADRQAFGEIDTGKVITGPFQGIYSNTYSTAESSGIFSHMTGFSFDASLAVPTAVENRPINKSVYYLIRAK
- a CDS encoding LamG domain-containing protein produces the protein MAYEVDQNTVSLLHFDDGIKDACGNTWTAYGGAATSNLQSEFGNSSLYLNGSGQYLTTPSLTSFGTHDWTIDFWVYPITNSYFNGLFCSGGKSSPYWTSTLYTFMIDCPDSTHMSLEYTNAIQKTIVLLKFPITQNVMQHIAFVRNGTNLLAFVEGKLVASATIDATMQFNSDGVYVLGKQDIRNQYYFNGYIDEFRISNIARWTADFTPPGTVVLPNVPTNLTATPGDSQVTLNWDVVTGATGYNVKRSLTAGGPYETIVTNVSGTSYVDINVVNGTTYYYVVTTVNANGESVNSNEASATPQAVENPPSSGKALLRVTMIDSSEREYRLDKTEIDGFVNWYIRTIGTGISCYSVNDIVDSSKEYLSFEKIISFKVIPLSAE
- a CDS encoding fibronectin type III domain-containing protein, which encodes MAYEVDQYTVSLLHFEDGIKDETGKVWSIKNNGVAITGTQAKVGNASAYFSAVGGIFADATDDVAFNTGDFTIDFWLYLLGGNYNPSYGNVITFFDSRSAPGTEPIAIFFNSNDSIIFNVPNKSITSSANVIIKNQWVHIACVRNNGIGTIFVNGKSVGSGDLSSVISKFPLYVGGDGNPRNSTGAMRGYLDEFRISNIARWTEDFTPPGTVVAPNAPTQLTATPGDSQVTLNWAAVTGATGYNVKRSTTAGGPYETIATSVSGASYVDTNVVNGTTYYYVVTTINADGESANSNEASATPQAAPVEEGQGLLLITLLDSSEREYKLPISKINKFIQWINQTTNIDNNCYTFDNIIDGSKEYLLYEKIISFKVMPLSEE